GTTATATCAACAAACTCGACagaaaaataattcagttgACAATACGACGAAAAACCTCACGTCATGGATGCTGGAGGGGACAGGTAACGAAAaagtttatttcaaatttttgatcAATTAATGCCCTTTGTTTTCAGACTGCATGGAACGAATATAGCTGTTATTCGAGAGGTCTATGATAGTGAGTACTCGCAGCATGGCTTTTCAATAGAGCTTGAAAAAGCTTTACATGCTAAATGTTCGATCATCATCATAGAACCTACACCGCTAGGAGACGAAACAGCTAGATGGATTACTTTTGGAAATTATATTCATAAGACTGCGGTTTTATCAGGGTTAGCCTCCCATTTAATAGGTATCTATATCACATATTTCTTATTACTTGACTGTTCATATTTCCTTAATTGAAAACTTGTTTTGAGATTTCTGAGAAACCTAATTTTCAGGTTTTTTTTGGCCTAAGAGTGTAATACTTCAGGGAACATTTTGCACAGCATCTATTTTAACAACAGCCTTATATACTGCTTCCTGGCAGTTTGACCATTGTGTTAAATATCAGGTATGTCCTTTACTTTTTGGAGAACGTCAAATTCTTATTGATGCAATACCTATATTTCATTTATTCAGGTTGAACGAGATAGATCCCGGCTGGCAAGACTTCCAATACTTGGAGTATTAACAACAACTACTCCTGTAGTTTTAGTAAGAAAAGATGATACTAGGAGAAAAATTCTACATTGTACAGTTTCTCTCACAGCAGCTGCATTTTGCATTTACAAATTATATCACACAGTTAAATAATAAAAGTAGAATGTTGTTCCCTAGTAGTTATAATTAACTTGTTAGTTATTTTACTGTTGATGATTAAGCGATAGGAGAATTTTTAATGTAATGAACAATTTCATGTTCATTGATCCTGAGATTCCTGTGTTCTTCTAATTGTATGTTTATTGAGATGTTTCTTTATATTCTGTTGTTATAAATTGTATTCCTTTTGAATGATAAGTATGACACAACTACATTTTAAAATacaaaatatattatgttttcGAATATAATTATCATCTGGTAtgatatttttgatattttaaaaaatgaatataaaGATATCATCTGAAGGAGATCTGCTCTGCAATTATAGAGAATTGTAATTTATTTTGATCGAAATatatttacatattgaaaaGTCTTTCAGCCTTTGCGTGACAAAAAGCAGCCATAATATACTGCTTACAGAACTTGATGTTTTTGACTAGTCAATCAAATAGTTTGATCATATTAAGAAAGGAAAAAGTGAACTCATTTGGGGAAGCACAGAGTTTTTACACTCACATTTAAAGCTTTAACACTAACTGGCAACTCAATATATGGATAAGTAAAGTAATATATGATATTCGTTTCAATTGTGATTTTTCATTTACATTCTGTACTATTTTTGTGTCTTCAATACCTTCTGGTTTGATTTccaaaaattcttgaaaatgaTCCAGTTATgctgaattttcaatttttactgTAAGCTGCAGTTTCTGACAAACGAGAACAGTACATCTCAGTTAGTTGACAAGTAGATGAGAACCTTGTacattatttatatattttgttgTTATATCATAGAGTTCTTCGCATAATCTTGATATTACTGAAAAATGGGAGGGAATAATTTGAAGGAGTCTCAGAAATAATGAATCAGCATCGACAGTATCTTTATTATGCACTGCTTATATCTGAAATAacttatatataaaatatttccatGGATACAAAAGAATATTTACAGGAATTATTATCTCCACCACCTTCAATATAACATTCCAAGAAGGCATTGAATAATTTGTTGTCCACTTAGAATGCGATTTAATGAAAGTAATAAAATGCACCACTATAAAACTCATGGATAAGTTACTTTTGCATCAATTTCTTTGCTCTTTTAACCATTGCAACAAAATAAAGGGAAGGAATGAAGTTTCTCAAAAATATACCAATTTTAGCAGTTACATTCGCAATTACAACTTCTTTTTGGTCTTCTAAAACTGCTTTTAGAATTGCTTGTGATGCATATTCACATGTGTAACCTTCTTCAGTATCTGTATCCATTTTACCATATGTTTTACCTGTTGCAGTTAAAGCATTCATAGAAAGTGCTGTTTTAACATATCCAGGACTTGCAACAGTAACCCCAATATTATGATGAGAAATTTCTGCTCTCAAACTATCAGCAAATGCTTGAAGGGCATGTTTTGAGGCTGCATAGGATGAACGATAGGGTATTGCTATTAAGCCTTGAACAGAGCTTATAAATACTATTCTTCCACATTTTTCTTTCACCATACTTGGTAAAACAGCTGAAATATAACAATTACTTATCAAACTCGATGGATAATATGAAACACTTACCTTTAGTAAGAGCTACAGATCCAAAATAATTCACAGTCATAATTTTCATGTCCACCTCTAGTTTTGTATCTAAAACAGAGCCCCTATGTGATATTCCCCCATTATTGaccaaaatatcaattttttttgtgatggacaaaattttatccactACACCAGGTAAGCTGTTTATGTCACTCAAGTCCAAAGGTACAATAATAGGCGTATGATTTGGTGTAGAGCAAGGCAAGCTCACTAAATCATTTTTAACCCTATCTAACTCTTGTCTCCTTCTAGCACATAATACAACAATGCAGCCCTCTTTATAGAATTGGTGGGCTAAGGCCTCTCCTAACCCAGAACTTGCTCCAGTTATAACAACTACCTGcaaaaaaactcataaaaagtGTAATCACCGAGAAATTTAACACACTTTGTTCAATAAACTTTTGCTGTTCATCCCTGAAACTAGACCTTTtcgaaatttgaagaatatgTAAGTTAAAAGAAACCCTATACCATATACTATAAATGATTTTTCCATGATACAAATCttcttgaaaataatgaatgaattcaattattttaattAAAATGGTAAATAATGATTGACATTTGACATGTAACACTTAAATCTAGGTTAGTTACAAGTTTTATCCTGTATGCATATGTTCCATattcttataattttttcaaa
The nucleotide sequence above comes from Coccinella septempunctata chromosome 4, icCocSept1.1, whole genome shotgun sequence. Encoded proteins:
- the LOC123311198 gene encoding transmembrane protein 11-A, mitochondrial, producing MDAGGDRLHGTNIAVIREVYDSEYSQHGFSIELEKALHAKCSIIIIEPTPLGDETARWITFGNYIHKTAVLSGLASHLIGFFWPKSVILQGTFCTASILTTALYTASWQFDHCVKYQVERDRSRLARLPILGVLTTTTPVVLVRKDDTRRKILHCTVSLTAAAFCIYKLYHTVK
- the LOC123310677 gene encoding dehydrogenase/reductase SDR family protein 7-like, whose amino-acid sequence is MEKSFIVYGIGFLLTYIFFKFRKGLVSGMNSKSLLNKVVVITGASSGLGEALAHQFYKEGCIVVLCARRRQELDRVKNDLVSLPCSTPNHTPIIVPLDLSDINSLPGVVDKILSITKKIDILVNNGGISHRGSVLDTKLEVDMKIMTVNYFGSVALTKAVLPSMVKEKCGRIVFISSVQGLIAIPYRSSYAASKHALQAFADSLRAEISHHNIGVTVASPGYVKTALSMNALTATGKTYGKMDTDTEEGYTCEYASQAILKAVLEDQKEVVIANVTAKIGIFLRNFIPSLYFVAMVKRAKKLMQK